DNA from Branchiostoma floridae strain S238N-H82 chromosome 15, Bfl_VNyyK, whole genome shotgun sequence:
TCTGTTCCACGTGCCTCAGCACAACATCGTGTCTGAAAATCAGGTCATGCTGGACTATAACACGGTACGTGAAACGCGATTTATATCAATGTCCTGTTTGccagtttggtacaaaaaaaacataacaggTGATGACTCCTCCCTAGACTGAAGACGGTATGCAGGTATTATAGCAGTAAAAACTAACCAGTCCTAACCAGTTTGGCAGCCCTGGCACTGTTTGTATACAGCTGAACAAAAAGAtaaaatacatatataaaaactAACAAGTTTATTCTTTCTACAGGGACTGATGATGACCCTTTACACCGAACTGAACGCCTGCTTCCTCTCAACCATGCCTGACAACATCCCGGCAATTGACAAGCTGGAAGAAGGGCTGAGTGCCATGGCGGTAAGCAGACATTTAGCAACTTCAGATTTTAGAAAAGATATAGAATATCATCAATAGTTTCAGTAACGATAGTGACATTCGACACCATATCCAACTTGATACGATCTGTACTTAAGATCTTGTATGTCTATAGAACCCACAGACAAGAAGCACCATCCTTAAGAAGAGGAAGGAAGAGACCTACCAACGCGCCGCCCCTCAGCCCGTAAGGGACCGATCCATGTTGGGGGATCAGATGGCCCAGATGTGTGCAAAGTTTCCTGTCTACACCACAGAGGTGGCTCCCGAGGTGTCCATCGAACAGGTTTCAGGTAAATGTCTATGAGTCATTATCATAATTACCTGTTTCTACACACATCAATCAGCTGTTTTTGGTACTGCTTAGGGATTTCACCGACATACATCTCTTCCTCTAGAGCAATTTTGGTTCGTTATGTATGTATTCTCATGTTGATGATCATACTGTTCACTGTTGTTCATTTTTTAGAGTTATGAACTCGAATACGCCcacaaaaagtaatttttttatgaatgacatccgcgcgatcaagacatttgttttcttcagggatggtcagatagacaaAAACGGGTAAATAAGTTGTGTTTTAAGCTAATAATCGTATATGTCGAAGTGACACTAGAgttgtagcattgactgtagttgcagaagtgtaACTTGCTGAATAGCTGAGTGGTACCGAGTGTACTTGCCAAATTGAtaagtgatgccagtctaccacactagggtCACTTACACTAGTGTTACAGTATTTCTTGAATACAAGGATAAGTGACTTATTAGCTGGTGTggcatattttgtcacttcaacccTTGTTACAAAGTTTCTTGTGTctactttgaaagtttgacagCTTGTTTTCTTAGTcatcttgtttgtttgcacTATCTCGTTATTTTTGCTGTCTGCAGttcagaggatgccatccataaactttacttgctgtggcctgattAGATAAACTTCAACAGTTCTgcctgtaacgttatattcagcTGTGTAGGCAGACAACGTGATACGCCAAACTTCCACTTTCCtaacttttattttcctcaCTGTTTAGGAAACAAAACCGCTCGTAGCTGGCTTGACCACTCGATAACCGTGAACTGTCACCCGAGTGATTTCATGTACCGGTGTGAGTTGAGGAGCTCATGCATCTACGTCTACTACTGCGAGGGGACCGGTAACGCGGGGCAAGCACCAACCGCCGCGCAGTGCGACGTGTGGCATGACTTCACCGCCACCGCCTGGCAGTGCGTGCCTTATTGTCCTGACGAGTAGGGTTAAGAGACAGGATTG
Protein-coding regions in this window:
- the LOC118432116 gene encoding uncharacterized protein LOC118432116, which encodes MAGFLLLSILAVLSTVHAAPTCTCEEKASSTQQYTVQINEEGTIFNQVTDVDRENQILLFHVPQHNIVSENQVMLDYNTGLMMTLYTELNACFLSTMPDNIPAIDKLEEGLSAMANPQTRSTILKKRKEETYQRAAPQPVRDRSMLGDQMAQMCAKFPVYTTEVAPEVSIEQVSGNKTARSWLDHSITVNCHPSDFMYRCELRSSCIYVYYCEGTGNAGQAPTAAQCDVWHDFTATAWQCVPYCPDE